The Danio rerio strain Tuebingen ecotype United States chromosome 1, GRCz12tu, whole genome shotgun sequence genome includes a region encoding these proteins:
- the cxcl18b gene encoding chemokine (C-X-C motif) ligand 18b precursor — protein sequence MAFTPKALLLLLLAVVYVQQGEVLAKIPDRCQCEESSLVNRARRDTIKEFYITPKRPNCDKVEIILTQKPENKTTASGQLCLNPQKQQGQLLQNCWTRLNINNTDSLKMSVCWQ from the exons ATGGCATTCACACCCAAAGCGCTTCTTCTGCTGCTGCTTGCGGTAGTTTACGTCCAGCAGGGAGAAG TTCTGGCTAAAATACCTGACCGGTGCCAGTGTGAAGAGTCATCTCTCGTGAATCGTGCTCGCAGGGACACCATTAAGGAGTTTTATATCACCCCTAAAAGACCAAACTGCGACAAAGTTGAAATTAT actGACTCAAAAACCCGAGAACAAAACAACAGCATCCGGCCAGCTCTGCTTGAATCCACAAAAACAGCAGGGCCAATTACTGCAGAACTGCTGGACAAG GTTAAACATAAATAACACCGACTCGCTGAAGATGTCTGTCTGTTGGCAATGA